From a region of the Arvicanthis niloticus isolate mArvNil1 chromosome 6, mArvNil1.pat.X, whole genome shotgun sequence genome:
- the Ntn3 gene encoding netrin-3, giving the protein MPTWPWGLLLTAGMLSAALSPGLPASADPCYDEAGEPRRCIPGLVNAALGREVLASSTCGRPANRVCDSSDPQRAHSADLLTSAPGTASPHCWRSDLLQRAPFNVTLTVPLGKAFELVFVSLRFCSAPPTSVTLLKSQDHGRSWVPLGFFSSSCSLDYGRPPAPADGPAGPGPEALCFPAPQAQPDGGGLLAFSVQDGSPQGLDLDNSPVLQDWVTATDIRIVLTRPAIQGDTRDSGVTVPYSYSATELQVGGRCKCNGHASRCLLDTHGHLVCDCQHGTEGPDCSRCKPFYCDRPWQRATGQEAHACLACSCNGHARRCRFNMELYRLSGRRSGGVCLNCRHNTAGRHCHYCREGFYRDPGRVLSDRRACRACDCHPVGAAGKTCNQTTGQCPCKDGVTGLTCNRCAPGFQQSRSPVAPCVKTPVPGPTEESSPVEPQDCESHCRPERGSYRISLKKFCRKDYAVQVAVGARGEARGAWTRFPVAVLAVFRSGEERARRGSSALWVPTLDAACGCPRLLPGRRYLLLGGGPGAAAGSTAGRGPGLSAARGSLVLPWRDAWTRRLRRLQRRERRGRCGTA; this is encoded by the exons ATGCCCACCTGGCCCTGGGGGCTGCTGCTGACCGCGGGCATGCTCTCCGCTGCACTGAGCCCAGGGCTGCCGGCCTCCGCCGACCCCTGCTATGATGAGGCAGGGGAGCCTCGCCGTTGTATTCCTGGCCTAGTGAACGCTGCTCTGGGCCGAGAGGTGCTGGCGTCCAGCACGTGCGGGAGGCCGGCCAATCGCGTCTGCGATTCCTCGGACCCGCAGCGGGCACACTCTGCAGACCTCCTGACCTCTGCTCCGGGCACTGCAAGTCCTCACTGTTGGCGCTCCGATTTGCTGCAACGGGCACCTTTCAACGTAACCCTCACAGTGCCTCTGGGGAAGGCTTTTGAGCTGGTCTTCGTGAGCCTGCGCTTTTGCTCAGCTCCCCCAACCTCCGTGACCCTGCTTAAGTCGCAGGACCATGGCCGCAGCTGGGTCCCCCTGGGCTTCTTCTCTTCCAGCTGTAGCCTGGACTATGGCcgtcctcctgctcctgctgatGGCCCTGCTGGTCCAGGGCCAGAAGCCCTCTGCTTCCCAGCCCCCCAGGCTCAGCCTGATGGTGGGGGCCTTCTAGCCTTCAGTGTGCAGGATGGCAGCCCACAGGGCCTGGATCTGGACAACAGCCCCGTGCTCCAAGATTGGGTGACTGCCACAGATATTCGCATAGTACTCACAAGGCCTGCCATTCAGGGAGACACCAGGGACAGTGGGGTCACAGTCCCCTACTCCTACTCAGCCACTGAGCTTCAGGTGGGAGGTCGATGCAAGTGCAATGGGCATGCCTCACGGTGTCTGTTGGACACCCATGGCCACCTGGTCTGCGACTGCCAGCATGGTACAGAGGGCCCAGATTGCAGCCGCTGCAAGCCCTTCTACTGCGACAGGCCATGGCAGCGGGCTACAGGGCAGGAAGCCCACGCTTGCCTTG CTTGCTCCTGCAATGGCCATGCCCGAAGATGCCGCTTCAACATGGAGCTGTACCGACTGTCTGGCCGCCGCAGTGGGGGCGTGTGCCTCAATTGCCGGCACAATACTGCTGGTCGTCACTGCCACTACTGCCGGGAGGGCTTCTACCGTGACCCAGGCCGTGTCCTGAGTGACCGTCGTGCTTGCAGAG CTTGTGACTGCCATCCAGTTGGTGCCGCTGGCAAAACCTGTAACCAGACCACAGGCCAGTGTCCCTGCAAGGATGGTGTTACTGGCCTCACCTGTAACCGTTGTGCCCCAGGTTTCCAGCAGAGCCGTTCTCCTGTGGCACCTTGTGTTA AGACTCCTGTCCCTGGACCCACCGAAGAAAGCAGTCCTGTGGAGCCACAGG ACTGTGAGTCACATTGCAGACCTGAGCGTGGCAGTTACCGAATCAGCCTAAAGAAGTTCTGCCGGAAGGATTATG CGGTGCAGGTGGCAGTGGGTGCGCGCGGCGAAGCCCGCGGCGCGTGGACACGCTTTCCGGTAGCGGTGCTTGCTGTGTTCCGCAGTGGCGAGGAGCGCGCTCGGCGCGGGAGCAGCGCGCTGTGGGTACCAACCCTAGACGCGGCCTGCGGTTGCCCGCGCCTCCTGCCCGGCCGGCGTTACTTGCTGCTGGGAGGCGGGCCCGGGGCTGCAGCTGGGAGCACTGCGGGCCGGGGACCGGGGCTCAGTGCTGCCCGTGGAAGCCTCGTGCTGCCTTGGAGAGACGCCTGGACTCGGCGCCTGCGGAGGCTGCAGAGGAGAGAGCGGCGGGGGCGCTGCGGGACCGCCTGA
- the Tedc2 gene encoding tubulin epsilon and delta complex protein 2 isoform X2, with translation MLGVKANYLLPVDCAHREPARTPSPVPETKEEDSSPAGTPSSQDLEELKLLTQALEKAVRVRKGVSNAGQRDRTPSLTSKAATSGTTASAHPRAPNQAGSRVSGARSTKGIQRATAAAKDYPECRLPSRGDKTHVRTQDQTTGCGPGLRDQQMVLSSTPHATELFTLKEKGTLLQLPMAFRKAASQNSRLWAQLSSTRTNDSTDATRAAKTQFLHKLQMASSCSSHRPSAAEVETHAQNLRKACTLLRLHMQKELSKAHTDWMQEYHCLLTLEGLQTIVGQCLHRIQALQAAMTEQLPGACLAEKPARASSVCGGEMDSSWSPEPLLYSSTKELQTLATLKLQVAMLDQQIHLEKVLMAELLPLINTQEPGGPPWLALCRATYSLLCEGGERFLTVLRDDPAD, from the exons ATGCTTGGCGTTAAAGCAAACTACCTACTACCGGTGGACTGCGCGCACCG GGAACCAGCCAGGACTCCGTCTCCAGTTCCAGAAACCAAGGAAGAGGACTCAAGTCCAG CAGGTACACCGAGTTCTCAAGACCTCGAGGAGCTGAAACTTTTGACCCAGGCACTGGAGAAGGCTGTACGTGTCAGGAAAGGTGTGTCCAATGCTGGACAAAGAGACAGAACCCCCAGTCTGACATCTAAGGCAGCCACTTCTGGTACCACTGCCTCTGCCCATCCTCGGGCTCCCAATCAGGCTGGCAGCCGAGTATCGGGTGCAAGATCCACCAAGGGCATACAACGGGCCACAGCTGCTGCCAAGGATTACCCTGAGTGCAGACTTCCATCAAGGGGAGATAAGACCCATGTAAGAACACAAGACCAAACTACTGGGTGTGGACCAGGCCTCAGGGACCAACAAATGGTCCTATCATCTACTCCTCATGCCACAGAACTCTTCACATTAAAGGAGAAGGG GACTCTCCTGCAGCTACCTATGGCCTTCAGGAAGGCAGCTTCTCAGAATTCCCG CCTGTGGGCCCAGCTCAGCTCTACACGAACCAACGACTCCACAGATGCCACTAGAGCCGCCAAAACTCAGTTCCTCCATAAACTCCAGATGGCT TCAAGCTGTTCCAGCCACAGACCCAGTGCTGCAGAAGTGGAGACGCATGCACAGAACCTAAGGAAGGCTTGCACACTGCTGAGACTTCATATGCAAAAGGAACTTTCCAAAG CCCACACTGACTGGATGCAGGAGTACCACTGCCTGCTCACCCTGGAAGGGCTGCAGACCATTGTTGGACAGTGTCTCCACAGGATACAGGCGCTGCAAGCAG CTATGACAGAACAACTTCCAGGAGCATGCCTTGCAGAGAAGCCCGCTCGGGCCTCCTCAGTCTGTGGAGGAGAGATGGACTCTTCCTGGAGCCCTGAGCCCCTTCTCTACTCCAGCACCAAGGAGCTGCAGACCTTGGCAACCTTGAAGCTTCAAGTGGCCATGCTAGACCAGCAGATCCATCTAGAAAAG GTTCTGATGGCTGAACTCCTCCCTCTGATAAACACTCAGGAGCCAGGAGGACCGCCTTGGCTGGCCCTGTGTCGTGCTACATACAGTCTGCTCTGTGAGGGAGGCGAACGCTTTCTCACAGTCCTTCGAGATGACCCTGCTGACTAA
- the Tbc1d24 gene encoding TBC1 domain family member 24 isoform X2: MDSLGYNCFVDKDKMDASIQDLGPKELNCTELQELKQLARQGYWAQSHTLRGKVYQRLIRDIPCRTVTPDASVYSDIVGKIVGKHSSSSLPLPEFVDNTQVPTYCLNTRGEGAVRKILLCIANQFPDISFCPALPAVVALLLHYSIDEAECFEKACRILSCNDPSKKLIDQSFLAFESSCMTFGDLVNKYCQAAHKLMVAVSEDVLQVYSDWQRWLFGELPLNYFARVFDVFLVEGYKVLYRVALAILKFFHKVRAGQPLESDNVKQDIRMFVKDIAKTVSPEKLLEKAFAIRLFSRKEIQLLQMANEKALRQKGITVKQKRQFVHLAVHAENFRSEIVSVKEMRDIWSWIPERFALCQPLLLFSSLQHGYSLTRFYFQCEGHEPTLLLIKTTQKEVCGAYLSTDWSERNKFGGKLGFFGTGECFVFRLQPEVQRYEWVVIKHPELTKATSFKSSEAAASPSLISQSSSDPSDRLSPFLAARHFNLPSKTESMFMAGGNDCLIIGGGGGQALYVDGDLNRGRTGHCDTFNNQPLCSENFLIAAVEAWGFQDPDTQ, translated from the exons ATGGACTCCCTAGGGTACAATTGCTTTGTGGATAAGGACAAGATGGATGCATCCATCCAGGACCTGGGGCCAAAGGAGCTGAACTGTACCGAGCTACAGGAGCTGAAGCAGCTGGCAAGGCAGGGTTACTGGGCTCAGAGCCACACCCTGCGGGGGAAAGTGTACCAGCGCCTGATCCGGGACATCCCCTGCCGCACAGTCACACCTGATGCCAGCGTTTACAGTGATATTGTAGGGAAGATCGTGGGCAAGCACAGCAGCAGTAGCCTGCCCTTGCCCGAGTTTGTAGACAACACTCAGGTGCCCACCTACTGCCTGAACACACGGGGTGAAGGGGCCGTGCGCAAGATCCTCCTGTGTATCGCCAACCAGTTCCCCGATATCTccttctgccctgccctgcctgcagTGGTGGCCTTGCTTCTGCACTACAGCATTGACGAAGCTGAGTGTTTTGAAAAGGCCTGCCGCATCTTATCCTGCAATGACCCCAGCAAGAAGCTCATTGACCAGAGCTTCCTGGCCTTTGAGTCTTCCTGTATGACATTTGGGGACCTGGTGAACAAGTActgccaggcagctcacaaactgATGGTGGCCGTGTCAGAGGATGTCCTGCAGGTCTACTCTGACTGGCAGCGATGGCTCTTTGGGGAGCTGCCCCTTAACTACTTTGCCCGTGTTTTTGATGTCTTCCTTGTAGAAGGCTACAAAGTATTGTACCGAGTTGCTCTGGCCATCCTCAAGTTCTTCCACAAGGTGAGAGCAGGACAGCCCCTGGAATCAGACAATGTAAAGCAAGACATCCGGATGTTTGTCAAGGACATTGCCAAGACAGTGTCCCCTGAGAAACTACTAGAGAAGGCCTTTGCCATCCGCCTGTTTTCCCGCAAGGAGATCCAGCTCTTGCAAATGGCCAATGAGAAAGCACTGAGGCAGAAGGGTATTACTGTCAAACAAAAGAG GCAGTTTGTACACTTGGCTGTCCATGCAGAGAACTTCCGCTCAGAGATTGTCAGTGTGAAGGAGATGAGAGACATTTGGTCCTGGATCCCTGAGCGCTTTGCCCTCTGCCAACCCCTCTTGCTCTTCTCGTCACTGCAGCATGGGTACAGCCTAACCAG GTTCTATTTCCAGTGTGAAGGACATGAGCCCACTCTCCTGCTCATCAAGACAACTCAGAAGGAG GTTTGTGGGGCTTACCTGTCAACAGACTGGAGCGAGAGGAATAAGTTCGGAGGCAAGCTGGGCTTCTTTGGGACTGGAGAATGCTTTGTTTTTAGG CTGCAGCCGGAGGTGCAGCGCTATGAGTGGGTGGTCATCAAACACCCAGAGCTGACCAAGGCAACATCCTTCAAGTCCTCAGAGGCTGCAGCCAGCCCTTCCCTCATCAGCCAGAGCTCTTCAGACCCTTCAGATCGGCTCTCCCCTTTCCTGGCTGCCCGGCACTTCAACCTGCCCTCCAAGACTGAGTCCATGTTCATGGCTGGGGGCAATGACTGCCTCATCATTG GGGGAGGAGGTGGCCAAGCACTCTACGTTGACGGGGATCTGAACCGAGGGCGCACTGGACACTGCGACACTTTCAACAACCAGCCCCTCTGCTCGGAGAACTTCCTCATCGCTGCTGTGGAGGCCTGGGGCTTCCAAGACCCTGACACCCAGTGA
- the Tbc1d24 gene encoding TBC1 domain family member 24 isoform X1 has protein sequence MDSLGYNCFVDKDKMDASIQDLGPKELNCTELQELKQLARQGYWAQSHTLRGKVYQRLIRDIPCRTVTPDASVYSDIVGKIVGKHSSSSLPLPEFVDNTQVPTYCLNTRGEGAVRKILLCIANQFPDISFCPALPAVVALLLHYSIDEAECFEKACRILSCNDPSKKLIDQSFLAFESSCMTFGDLVNKYCQAAHKLMVAVSEDVLQVYSDWQRWLFGELPLNYFARVFDVFLVEGYKVLYRVALAILKFFHKVRAGQPLESDNVKQDIRMFVKDIAKTVSPEKLLEKAFAIRLFSRKEIQLLQMANEKALRQKGITVKQKSVSLSKRQFVHLAVHAENFRSEIVSVKEMRDIWSWIPERFALCQPLLLFSSLQHGYSLTRFYFQCEGHEPTLLLIKTTQKEVCGAYLSTDWSERNKFGGKLGFFGTGECFVFRLQPEVQRYEWVVIKHPELTKATSFKSSEAAASPSLISQSSSDPSDRLSPFLAARHFNLPSKTESMFMAGGNDCLIIGGGGGQALYVDGDLNRGRTGHCDTFNNQPLCSENFLIAAVEAWGFQDPDTQ, from the exons ATGGACTCCCTAGGGTACAATTGCTTTGTGGATAAGGACAAGATGGATGCATCCATCCAGGACCTGGGGCCAAAGGAGCTGAACTGTACCGAGCTACAGGAGCTGAAGCAGCTGGCAAGGCAGGGTTACTGGGCTCAGAGCCACACCCTGCGGGGGAAAGTGTACCAGCGCCTGATCCGGGACATCCCCTGCCGCACAGTCACACCTGATGCCAGCGTTTACAGTGATATTGTAGGGAAGATCGTGGGCAAGCACAGCAGCAGTAGCCTGCCCTTGCCCGAGTTTGTAGACAACACTCAGGTGCCCACCTACTGCCTGAACACACGGGGTGAAGGGGCCGTGCGCAAGATCCTCCTGTGTATCGCCAACCAGTTCCCCGATATCTccttctgccctgccctgcctgcagTGGTGGCCTTGCTTCTGCACTACAGCATTGACGAAGCTGAGTGTTTTGAAAAGGCCTGCCGCATCTTATCCTGCAATGACCCCAGCAAGAAGCTCATTGACCAGAGCTTCCTGGCCTTTGAGTCTTCCTGTATGACATTTGGGGACCTGGTGAACAAGTActgccaggcagctcacaaactgATGGTGGCCGTGTCAGAGGATGTCCTGCAGGTCTACTCTGACTGGCAGCGATGGCTCTTTGGGGAGCTGCCCCTTAACTACTTTGCCCGTGTTTTTGATGTCTTCCTTGTAGAAGGCTACAAAGTATTGTACCGAGTTGCTCTGGCCATCCTCAAGTTCTTCCACAAGGTGAGAGCAGGACAGCCCCTGGAATCAGACAATGTAAAGCAAGACATCCGGATGTTTGTCAAGGACATTGCCAAGACAGTGTCCCCTGAGAAACTACTAGAGAAGGCCTTTGCCATCCGCCTGTTTTCCCGCAAGGAGATCCAGCTCTTGCAAATGGCCAATGAGAAAGCACTGAGGCAGAAGGGTATTACTGTCAAACAAAAGAG TGTCTCACTTTCTAAAAG GCAGTTTGTACACTTGGCTGTCCATGCAGAGAACTTCCGCTCAGAGATTGTCAGTGTGAAGGAGATGAGAGACATTTGGTCCTGGATCCCTGAGCGCTTTGCCCTCTGCCAACCCCTCTTGCTCTTCTCGTCACTGCAGCATGGGTACAGCCTAACCAG GTTCTATTTCCAGTGTGAAGGACATGAGCCCACTCTCCTGCTCATCAAGACAACTCAGAAGGAG GTTTGTGGGGCTTACCTGTCAACAGACTGGAGCGAGAGGAATAAGTTCGGAGGCAAGCTGGGCTTCTTTGGGACTGGAGAATGCTTTGTTTTTAGG CTGCAGCCGGAGGTGCAGCGCTATGAGTGGGTGGTCATCAAACACCCAGAGCTGACCAAGGCAACATCCTTCAAGTCCTCAGAGGCTGCAGCCAGCCCTTCCCTCATCAGCCAGAGCTCTTCAGACCCTTCAGATCGGCTCTCCCCTTTCCTGGCTGCCCGGCACTTCAACCTGCCCTCCAAGACTGAGTCCATGTTCATGGCTGGGGGCAATGACTGCCTCATCATTG GGGGAGGAGGTGGCCAAGCACTCTACGTTGACGGGGATCTGAACCGAGGGCGCACTGGACACTGCGACACTTTCAACAACCAGCCCCTCTGCTCGGAGAACTTCCTCATCGCTGCTGTGGAGGCCTGGGGCTTCCAAGACCCTGACACCCAGTGA
- the Tedc2 gene encoding tubulin epsilon and delta complex protein 2 isoform X1, translating into MLGVKANYLLPVDCAHRVVVELQGALDSCADRQRQLERSLHVSRRLLQVWEPARTPSPVPETKEEDSSPAGTPSSQDLEELKLLTQALEKAVRVRKGVSNAGQRDRTPSLTSKAATSGTTASAHPRAPNQAGSRVSGARSTKGIQRATAAAKDYPECRLPSRGDKTHVRTQDQTTGCGPGLRDQQMVLSSTPHATELFTLKEKGTLLQLPMAFRKAASQNSRLWAQLSSTRTNDSTDATRAAKTQFLHKLQMASSCSSHRPSAAEVETHAQNLRKACTLLRLHMQKELSKAHTDWMQEYHCLLTLEGLQTIVGQCLHRIQALQAAMTEQLPGACLAEKPARASSVCGGEMDSSWSPEPLLYSSTKELQTLATLKLQVAMLDQQIHLEKVLMAELLPLINTQEPGGPPWLALCRATYSLLCEGGERFLTVLRDDPAD; encoded by the exons ATGCTTGGCGTTAAAGCAAACTACCTACTACCGGTGGACTGCGCGCACCG GGTGGTAGTGGAGCTGCAGGGCGCCCTGGACTCCTGCGCCGATCGGCAGCGGCAGTTGGAGCGGAGCCTGCACGTTTCTAGGAGGCTGCTTCAGGTCTG GGAACCAGCCAGGACTCCGTCTCCAGTTCCAGAAACCAAGGAAGAGGACTCAAGTCCAG CAGGTACACCGAGTTCTCAAGACCTCGAGGAGCTGAAACTTTTGACCCAGGCACTGGAGAAGGCTGTACGTGTCAGGAAAGGTGTGTCCAATGCTGGACAAAGAGACAGAACCCCCAGTCTGACATCTAAGGCAGCCACTTCTGGTACCACTGCCTCTGCCCATCCTCGGGCTCCCAATCAGGCTGGCAGCCGAGTATCGGGTGCAAGATCCACCAAGGGCATACAACGGGCCACAGCTGCTGCCAAGGATTACCCTGAGTGCAGACTTCCATCAAGGGGAGATAAGACCCATGTAAGAACACAAGACCAAACTACTGGGTGTGGACCAGGCCTCAGGGACCAACAAATGGTCCTATCATCTACTCCTCATGCCACAGAACTCTTCACATTAAAGGAGAAGGG GACTCTCCTGCAGCTACCTATGGCCTTCAGGAAGGCAGCTTCTCAGAATTCCCG CCTGTGGGCCCAGCTCAGCTCTACACGAACCAACGACTCCACAGATGCCACTAGAGCCGCCAAAACTCAGTTCCTCCATAAACTCCAGATGGCT TCAAGCTGTTCCAGCCACAGACCCAGTGCTGCAGAAGTGGAGACGCATGCACAGAACCTAAGGAAGGCTTGCACACTGCTGAGACTTCATATGCAAAAGGAACTTTCCAAAG CCCACACTGACTGGATGCAGGAGTACCACTGCCTGCTCACCCTGGAAGGGCTGCAGACCATTGTTGGACAGTGTCTCCACAGGATACAGGCGCTGCAAGCAG CTATGACAGAACAACTTCCAGGAGCATGCCTTGCAGAGAAGCCCGCTCGGGCCTCCTCAGTCTGTGGAGGAGAGATGGACTCTTCCTGGAGCCCTGAGCCCCTTCTCTACTCCAGCACCAAGGAGCTGCAGACCTTGGCAACCTTGAAGCTTCAAGTGGCCATGCTAGACCAGCAGATCCATCTAGAAAAG GTTCTGATGGCTGAACTCCTCCCTCTGATAAACACTCAGGAGCCAGGAGGACCGCCTTGGCTGGCCCTGTGTCGTGCTACATACAGTCTGCTCTGTGAGGGAGGCGAACGCTTTCTCACAGTCCTTCGAGATGACCCTGCTGACTAA